One window of the Fusobacterium animalis 7_1 genome contains the following:
- a CDS encoding phage baseplate protein encodes MFSITNLMSKVSSFLSSANSLSNQIDNRIKKTPPILLGNIQLQLVSEVSESYSNDVPTVPIDDGTQIADNITPNPLELSFKVQIVGANHKEIFEKVIELRNKRELVDLYMVKLYKNMAITSIENTITSLYYTEFTITLVEIKIAHVSMIPAPSKKAKPAVRKKTKIKTTAKAKNKTSGKKDWEGDLQSEHIKLP; translated from the coding sequence ATGTTTTCAATAACAAATTTGATGAGTAAAGTAAGTAGTTTTTTAAGCAGTGCTAACTCATTGTCTAATCAAATTGATAATCGTATAAAAAAAACTCCACCTATTTTATTAGGAAATATCCAGCTTCAATTAGTTTCCGAAGTATCTGAAAGCTATTCTAATGATGTTCCAACAGTTCCAATAGATGATGGGACTCAAATAGCTGATAATATAACTCCCAACCCTTTGGAATTATCTTTTAAAGTTCAAATTGTTGGAGCTAATCATAAAGAAATTTTTGAAAAAGTTATAGAACTTAGAAATAAAAGAGAGCTTGTGGACTTATATATGGTTAAGTTATATAAAAATATGGCTATCACAAGTATAGAAAATACAATAACATCTTTATATTATACAGAGTTCACAATTACCTTAGTTGAAATAAAAATTGCTCATGTTTCTATGATACCAGCACCCAGCAAAAAGGCTAAACCTGCTGTAAGGAAAAAAACAAAAATAAAAACAACAGCAAAGGCAAAAAATAAAACTAGTGGGAAAAAGGACTGGGAAGGAGATTTACAAAGTGAGCATATAAAACTGCCATAG
- a CDS encoding phage baseplate plug family protein: protein MKINIMKESIPYITEVTIAGTTFQFEFTYNSYDKRVYITLYDIEDNLIYANEPILFGIPLWFNKLVDEKGNFNKKYPQKYIIPNTLDRKAVKIDYENIDKIELLVEE, encoded by the coding sequence ATGAAAATAAATATAATGAAAGAATCTATTCCATATATAACTGAGGTAACTATTGCAGGGACAACTTTTCAATTTGAATTCACATATAATTCTTATGATAAAAGGGTATATATAACACTTTATGATATTGAAGATAATTTGATATATGCTAATGAGCCAATTTTATTTGGTATTCCACTTTGGTTCAATAAATTAGTTGATGAAAAAGGAAACTTTAATAAAAAGTATCCACAAAAATATATTATTCCTAATACTTTGGATAGAAAAGCAGTAAAAATTGATTATGAAAATATAGATAAAATTGAACTTTTAGTGGAGGAATAA